A single window of Mycobacterium sp. ITM-2016-00318 DNA harbors:
- a CDS encoding aromatic ring-hydroxylating dioxygenase subunit alpha has product MTNTIDDPTIDPSEREFGPSGISLSKYRFPTGWFIVGFASELEAGQVKRAHYFGEELVIFRTTSGTVNVLDAYCLHLGANMGVGGTVEGEHIVCPWHGWEWRGDGTNALIPYSKIGCKQNVKIKSYPAREWYGFILVWHERHGRAPYWQPPVLPELETDDYYPLHPHSRMLNRVKVHAQMIIENAADPYHVQFVHKADSAANTTSFNADGYHLHATVTANFGGGRASTWLTPDGPVDANIIYDNYSLGLGIVRFPEELVATIEVTGQTPVDEDYTDYFYTQASVREPGDTGDKPAGRAAKFLALQQEVIKQDFFTWENMKYLEKPNLAPEEARDYAALRRWAHRFYPGEEPSPIDFGYTATGEPDPAAAGA; this is encoded by the coding sequence ATGACGAACACGATCGACGATCCCACCATCGATCCGTCGGAACGTGAATTCGGCCCTAGCGGTATCAGCCTCTCGAAGTACCGTTTCCCGACCGGTTGGTTCATCGTCGGCTTCGCGTCTGAATTGGAAGCCGGCCAGGTCAAGCGGGCGCACTACTTCGGCGAGGAATTGGTCATCTTCCGCACCACATCCGGCACGGTGAACGTGCTCGACGCGTACTGCCTGCACCTCGGCGCGAACATGGGTGTCGGAGGCACCGTCGAGGGCGAACACATCGTCTGCCCGTGGCACGGCTGGGAGTGGCGCGGCGACGGCACCAACGCGCTGATCCCGTACAGCAAGATCGGCTGCAAGCAGAACGTGAAGATCAAGAGCTACCCGGCGCGGGAGTGGTACGGCTTCATCCTCGTGTGGCACGAGCGCCATGGCCGGGCACCGTACTGGCAGCCGCCGGTGCTGCCCGAGTTGGAAACCGACGACTACTACCCGCTGCACCCGCATTCCCGGATGCTCAACCGGGTGAAGGTGCATGCGCAGATGATCATCGAGAACGCCGCCGACCCGTACCACGTGCAGTTCGTGCACAAGGCCGACAGCGCCGCCAACACCACGTCGTTCAACGCCGACGGATACCACCTGCATGCGACCGTGACGGCCAACTTCGGCGGCGGCCGCGCGTCGACATGGCTCACGCCCGACGGCCCCGTCGACGCCAACATCATCTACGACAACTACTCGCTCGGGCTCGGCATCGTGCGGTTCCCCGAGGAGCTCGTCGCGACCATCGAGGTCACGGGCCAGACTCCGGTCGACGAGGACTACACCGACTACTTCTACACGCAGGCCTCGGTTCGCGAGCCCGGCGACACCGGCGACAAGCCGGCAGGCCGCGCGGCGAAATTCCTTGCGCTGCAGCAGGAGGTCATCAAACAGGACTTCTTCACGTGGGAGAATATGAAGTATCTGGAGAAGCCCAACCTGGCCCCCGAGGAAGCCCGCGACTACGCGGCCCTACGGCGGTGGGCGCATCGGTTCTATCCAGGTGAGGAGCCGTCGCCGATCGACTTCGGGTACACCGCCACCGGTGAACCCGACCCGGCGGCGGCGGGTGCCTGA
- a CDS encoding cytochrome P450 gives MPTTTPVDLSDSTLWRNGFPDELFADLRRDRPLFHHELTDGVAKTVKRDFWMATKHRHAQRIHRDTDSFTATDGPLIQGVGVIGSAPTIINMDPPELLKRRRVLSHAFTPKAIGKLEDGIRRRAAVMVDGLLSAGGGDWIDDVADVLPMSVIGDIIGIPEDDRPEVFDTLDRILKVASSEDEVAQQNAMELFGKIFTYALELTAEKRRDPTDDIWSTLTTASVTDENGEKLSIPTNELEIFFFVIAFAGSDTTKNALASGLQAFVANPEQIDRYREDEAVRSSAVEEVLRWSSPVTFWTRSTKVDVEMDGITIPKGERVVAMLRSANRDEEVFDDPFAFDIGRAENPHVTFGGGGPHHCLGAMLARAEIRAVLDELLCRASDITLGAPEVTYPNLTNNMTIFDGMPISLTRR, from the coding sequence ATGCCCACGACCACGCCAGTCGATCTGTCGGATTCCACGTTGTGGCGGAACGGATTTCCCGACGAGTTGTTCGCCGACCTGCGGCGGGATCGGCCGCTGTTTCACCACGAACTGACCGACGGCGTGGCCAAGACCGTCAAGCGGGACTTCTGGATGGCCACCAAGCACCGCCACGCCCAACGCATTCACCGCGACACCGACTCCTTCACCGCGACCGACGGCCCGCTCATCCAGGGCGTCGGAGTCATCGGATCGGCGCCGACCATCATCAACATGGACCCTCCCGAACTGCTCAAGCGACGCCGGGTGTTGTCGCACGCGTTCACGCCGAAGGCCATCGGCAAACTCGAGGACGGCATCCGCAGGCGCGCCGCCGTCATGGTCGACGGACTGCTCTCGGCGGGCGGCGGTGACTGGATCGACGATGTCGCCGACGTGCTGCCGATGTCGGTCATCGGCGACATCATCGGCATTCCCGAGGACGATCGGCCCGAAGTCTTCGACACGCTCGACCGCATCCTCAAGGTCGCCTCATCAGAAGACGAGGTAGCCCAGCAGAACGCGATGGAGTTGTTCGGCAAGATCTTCACCTACGCGCTCGAACTCACCGCGGAGAAGCGGCGCGATCCCACCGACGACATCTGGAGCACACTCACGACCGCCAGCGTCACCGACGAGAACGGCGAAAAGCTGTCGATCCCGACGAACGAGTTGGAGATCTTCTTCTTCGTCATCGCGTTCGCAGGCAGTGACACCACCAAGAATGCTCTCGCATCCGGACTTCAGGCGTTCGTCGCCAATCCCGAGCAGATCGATCGGTACCGCGAGGACGAGGCCGTCCGGTCGAGCGCCGTCGAAGAGGTGCTGCGCTGGTCGTCGCCGGTGACATTCTGGACGCGCAGCACGAAGGTCGACGTGGAGATGGACGGGATCACGATCCCGAAGGGCGAACGGGTGGTGGCGATGTTGCGCTCGGCCAATCGCGACGAGGAGGTCTTCGACGACCCGTTCGCCTTCGATATCGGCAGGGCGGAGAACCCGCATGTGACGTTCGGCGGCGGCGGCCCGCACCATTGCCTCGGCGCGATGCTTGCGCGCGCCGAGATCCGCGCCGTCCTCGACGAATTGCTCTGCCGCGCAAGCGATATCACCCTCGGCGCGCCGGAGGTCACCTATCCGAACCTGACGAACAACATGACGATCTTCGACGGGATGCCGATATCGCTGACGCGGCGCTGA
- a CDS encoding CoA transferase gives MTKKRPREVVRVSDGASTPLDDLRVVEVSDRIAGGYCGKLLVDAGADVVKVEPVSGDPLRRYTATAGELAEGSESPLFSYLSAGKRSVTAVSGELLAWADIVVVTAGRAAAAALGIDPTRLAEARPGCIVVTISDFGWTGPWSHRPATEFTLQAASGLTGFRGDPAGPPISIGGELGEYMGGTWAAYGAMTLRRRVAAGGPGGHLDMSMLEAITLMQSSEWLHSQLLQRPPVRRSVEVPSIEPAKDGYVGISMVTGQQWLDFAAMVDCQEFTEIEQLRFQIGRWDYRDWIRERIDPWLRERTVDEVVELGQLFRLPLAPLGNGSTIPDMDHLRARGVYIHNPAGFRQPRAPWLMSLAAQAPVRAAPGVGEADDVRVWEPRESGTQTTPAAAPLAGVRVLDFTAFWAGPAASNALAAFGADVIKIESIQRPDGIRYSGGMRKDVDDWWEYGWVFHAMNTNKWSVTLDLQSEDGLRLVRELVRQADVVIENFSPRVMDQFGLGSDALLEINPTAVVVRMPAFGLSGPWRDRVGFAPTMEQIAGLAWVTGLPDGPPVAPRGACDPLAGAHAAFATLTALEFADRTGRGQLVEVPMIETVLNVTAIQTIEFEVFGTVMERHGNRGHTTADQDVYRCAGEDEWVAVSVGSDEHRAALAELIGGHDVGLEQWLAGQDPQVAAERLAQAGIPAAVVVSPSLVTGNQQLIHRGFFERLEHPRTGEGLYPCPPFTRLDGMARWLRRTPPTLGQHNEEVLTDLCGLTATELDRLATDGVIGTRPKGL, from the coding sequence ATGACAAAGAAACGGCCGCGGGAGGTTGTGCGCGTGAGCGACGGAGCGTCCACTCCTCTCGATGACCTGCGCGTCGTCGAGGTCAGCGACCGTATCGCGGGCGGTTACTGCGGCAAGCTGCTTGTCGACGCAGGGGCCGATGTGGTGAAGGTCGAGCCCGTGTCGGGAGATCCGTTGCGCCGCTACACCGCAACCGCAGGAGAGCTCGCCGAAGGCTCGGAATCGCCGCTCTTCAGCTATCTGTCGGCCGGGAAGCGCAGCGTGACAGCCGTTTCCGGCGAGCTGCTGGCCTGGGCCGACATCGTGGTCGTGACCGCGGGCCGCGCCGCTGCCGCCGCTCTGGGAATCGATCCGACACGGTTGGCCGAGGCCAGGCCGGGGTGCATCGTGGTGACGATCTCCGATTTCGGCTGGACCGGTCCGTGGTCGCATCGGCCCGCCACCGAGTTCACCCTGCAGGCTGCATCCGGGCTGACCGGCTTCCGGGGCGACCCGGCAGGTCCACCGATCTCGATCGGCGGCGAGCTGGGCGAGTACATGGGCGGAACGTGGGCCGCCTACGGCGCAATGACGCTGCGCCGCCGCGTCGCAGCCGGCGGACCGGGCGGCCACCTCGACATGTCCATGCTCGAAGCGATCACGTTGATGCAGAGCAGCGAATGGCTGCACTCGCAGCTGCTGCAACGCCCGCCCGTGCGGCGTTCGGTCGAGGTGCCGTCGATCGAACCGGCCAAGGACGGCTACGTCGGCATCAGCATGGTGACCGGCCAGCAGTGGCTGGACTTCGCGGCGATGGTCGACTGCCAGGAGTTCACCGAGATCGAACAGCTTCGGTTCCAGATCGGCCGGTGGGACTACCGCGACTGGATCCGCGAGCGAATCGACCCGTGGCTGCGCGAGCGCACCGTCGACGAAGTCGTCGAACTCGGCCAGCTCTTCCGGCTGCCACTGGCTCCGCTCGGCAACGGCTCGACCATCCCCGACATGGACCACCTGCGAGCCAGGGGTGTCTACATCCACAACCCGGCGGGCTTCCGGCAACCACGCGCACCATGGCTCATGTCGCTCGCCGCCCAGGCGCCGGTTCGCGCCGCTCCAGGGGTAGGGGAGGCCGACGACGTCCGCGTCTGGGAGCCAAGGGAATCCGGAACCCAGACCACGCCTGCTGCAGCGCCACTTGCGGGTGTGCGAGTGCTGGATTTCACGGCGTTCTGGGCCGGTCCCGCCGCGTCCAACGCGCTTGCGGCGTTCGGCGCCGACGTCATCAAGATCGAGTCGATTCAGCGTCCGGACGGCATCCGCTACTCCGGCGGTATGCGCAAAGACGTCGACGACTGGTGGGAGTACGGCTGGGTCTTCCACGCGATGAACACCAACAAGTGGTCGGTCACCCTCGATCTTCAGTCCGAGGACGGCCTTCGACTGGTCCGGGAACTGGTGCGGCAGGCCGACGTCGTCATCGAGAACTTCTCACCGCGGGTGATGGATCAGTTCGGCCTCGGCTCGGACGCGCTGCTCGAAATCAACCCGACCGCTGTCGTCGTGCGCATGCCCGCGTTCGGCTTGTCCGGTCCGTGGCGCGATCGCGTGGGGTTCGCGCCGACGATGGAACAGATCGCCGGGCTGGCATGGGTGACCGGTCTGCCCGACGGTCCTCCCGTCGCGCCGCGGGGTGCGTGCGATCCGCTCGCCGGCGCCCATGCGGCGTTCGCGACGCTGACGGCGCTCGAGTTCGCCGACCGGACGGGCCGAGGCCAGCTCGTCGAGGTGCCGATGATCGAGACGGTACTCAACGTCACAGCCATCCAGACAATCGAATTCGAGGTTTTCGGAACGGTCATGGAGCGTCACGGAAATCGGGGCCACACCACGGCGGATCAGGACGTCTACCGGTGCGCGGGCGAAGACGAGTGGGTCGCGGTGAGCGTAGGAAGCGACGAACACCGCGCGGCGCTGGCCGAACTCATCGGCGGCCATGACGTCGGCCTCGAACAGTGGCTAGCCGGTCAAGACCCCCAAGTGGCCGCGGAAAGGCTTGCCCAAGCCGGTATTCCGGCCGCGGTGGTCGTCTCGCCGTCACTGGTGACCGGAAACCAGCAACTGATCCACCGCGGCTTCTTCGAACGGCTCGAGCATCCGCGCACCGGCGAAGGACTGTATCCGTGTCCTCCGTTCACCCGCCTCGACGGGATGGCAAGGTGGCTGCGGCGCACTCCGCCGACGCTCGGGCAGCACAACGAGGAAGTGCTGACGGATTTGTGCGGGCTGACCGCGACCGAACTGGACCGGCTCGCCACCGACGGCGTCATCGGCACCCGTCCCAAAGGCCTGTAA
- a CDS encoding FadR/GntR family transcriptional regulator: MTTLGIGPEARRRLGARRTAEIVADELRRQIIDGELSDGDLLPRQEVLVEQFNVSLVSLREALRILETEGLVSVRRGNRGGAVVHAPAKASAAYMLGLLLQSDTVPLADLATALQELDPMCTALAAKRPDRVETLVPRLKEINDLMAEHIEDGAKFTEIGGQFHDEIIRGCGNHTMIAVVGSLETLWSGHLNMWAKETAARGEYPSMSKRRIALSIHTKLTDAIEAGDADRARKIAARHIADTQTYFSAGDPEQRIVALSPQALARRQR; this comes from the coding sequence ATGACAACACTGGGAATCGGCCCTGAAGCGCGGCGCCGGCTGGGGGCCCGCAGGACGGCCGAGATCGTCGCCGACGAGCTCCGTCGTCAGATCATCGACGGAGAGCTGTCCGACGGCGACCTACTGCCGCGCCAGGAAGTGCTCGTCGAGCAGTTCAACGTCAGCCTGGTGTCGCTGCGGGAAGCCCTGCGAATCCTCGAGACAGAGGGCCTGGTCTCGGTGCGCCGTGGTAACCGCGGCGGCGCTGTGGTGCACGCTCCGGCCAAGGCGAGCGCCGCCTACATGCTGGGTCTGCTGCTGCAGAGCGACACCGTGCCGCTGGCCGACCTCGCAACCGCGTTACAGGAGCTCGACCCCATGTGTACCGCGCTCGCCGCGAAGCGACCGGATCGCGTGGAGACGCTGGTGCCCAGGCTCAAAGAGATCAATGACTTGATGGCCGAGCACATCGAGGACGGCGCGAAGTTCACCGAGATCGGCGGCCAGTTCCACGATGAGATCATTCGGGGCTGCGGAAATCACACGATGATCGCCGTGGTCGGCAGCCTCGAGACGCTGTGGTCCGGCCACCTGAACATGTGGGCCAAGGAAACCGCCGCACGCGGCGAGTATCCGTCGATGAGCAAGCGCCGCATCGCATTGTCTATCCACACCAAACTGACGGATGCGATCGAAGCCGGTGACGCCGATCGCGCGCGCAAGATCGCCGCCCGCCACATCGCTGACACGCAGACCTACTTCAGCGCAGGCGATCCCGAGCAGCGGATCGTGGCCCTGTCGCCTCAGGCGCTCGCCCGCCGCCAGCGCTGA
- a CDS encoding SDR family oxidoreductase, producing the protein MRTALITGGSGGIGKECGRKLAELGYDVVLTARREEPLRAAATEMGARYAVADASDPEKFVPAVEAAGDIDLLVHASGVLGGTYARKQTFEQWRETMAANLDSCFVVTSTALPRMKSGSRFVFISSSAAHEPMMARTAYSASKAGMNAFAGALAQEVDRDGINVHIVTPGPVETEMLQDVPFEMWAIRASDVADAVAWLDTLDPSVDIPEIRLHAITRGPSARAPIVPLGAERRAARTK; encoded by the coding sequence GTGCGTACGGCGTTGATCACCGGTGGCAGCGGCGGTATCGGCAAGGAATGCGGACGCAAGCTCGCTGAACTCGGCTACGACGTCGTGCTGACCGCCCGGCGCGAGGAGCCACTGCGCGCCGCCGCCACCGAGATGGGTGCGCGTTACGCCGTCGCCGATGCCAGCGATCCGGAGAAGTTCGTGCCCGCGGTCGAGGCGGCGGGAGATATCGACCTGCTCGTGCACGCCTCGGGGGTGCTCGGCGGGACTTATGCCCGCAAGCAGACTTTCGAGCAGTGGCGAGAGACCATGGCAGCCAACCTCGACTCCTGTTTCGTCGTCACTTCGACGGCGCTACCGCGGATGAAGTCGGGTTCGCGGTTCGTGTTCATCTCGTCGTCGGCCGCGCACGAACCGATGATGGCCAGGACGGCGTACTCCGCGTCGAAGGCGGGCATGAACGCGTTCGCCGGCGCGCTGGCACAGGAGGTCGACCGCGACGGCATCAACGTCCACATCGTGACACCGGGGCCGGTGGAAACCGAGATGTTGCAGGATGTTCCGTTCGAGATGTGGGCGATCCGCGCTAGCGACGTCGCCGACGCCGTCGCCTGGCTGGACACCCTCGACCCGTCGGTCGACATCCCGGAGATCAGGCTGCACGCAATCACGCGCGGTCCGTCAGCGCGGGCGCCGATCGTGCCTCTCGGCGCCGAGCGTCGCGCGGCCCGCACCAAGTGA
- a CDS encoding amidohydrolase family protein yields MTIVERVDEAVGKDIAVTIVDTDVHPLPVSAEVLKSYAPPEWKDKLWPTGNAVSPLSYFYDTPDAYKTSSLRVDASPPSGGAAGSDPDFAAQQLLVEAGVSIAVLEPMCDAQLPQAEHVLKSTYNDWLADVWLGDNNWHGRWRGAVSVTAQDPIQAAREIERWAGHPYMAEVLITPQTRGIPFGSPHFDPMYEAASRNGLPVATHLMGQTPYELIPIFPVGNPAHWHDFFAAWPLLYVSHLMSLVFDGAFDRHPDLRVVFVEGGFTWAMGVMSRMDRIWEHRKSDLPHVRRKPSDYVREHVRFTTQPLEEVNVTEYREYIEMMDLGDNIMFSTDYPHWSYDAPDWAIRRFPADQRERIMRGNATALYGLPSMVKSL; encoded by the coding sequence ATGACGATCGTCGAACGCGTTGACGAAGCTGTCGGCAAGGACATCGCGGTGACCATCGTCGACACCGATGTGCACCCGCTGCCGGTGTCGGCGGAGGTGCTGAAGTCCTATGCGCCGCCGGAGTGGAAGGACAAGCTCTGGCCGACGGGCAACGCCGTATCGCCGCTGTCGTACTTCTACGACACGCCCGATGCGTACAAGACGAGTTCGCTGCGCGTCGACGCGTCACCGCCCAGCGGGGGCGCCGCAGGCAGCGATCCGGACTTCGCCGCCCAGCAACTGCTCGTCGAAGCCGGGGTCAGCATCGCGGTGCTGGAGCCGATGTGCGATGCGCAGCTGCCGCAGGCCGAGCACGTGCTCAAGTCGACCTACAACGACTGGTTGGCCGACGTGTGGCTCGGCGACAACAACTGGCACGGACGCTGGCGCGGCGCTGTCAGCGTGACCGCGCAGGACCCGATCCAGGCTGCGCGGGAGATCGAGCGGTGGGCGGGCCATCCCTATATGGCCGAGGTGCTGATCACGCCACAGACCCGCGGAATACCCTTCGGCAGCCCGCATTTCGACCCGATGTACGAGGCTGCGTCGCGTAACGGACTGCCGGTCGCGACCCACCTGATGGGGCAGACGCCGTACGAGTTGATACCGATATTCCCCGTCGGCAACCCCGCGCACTGGCACGACTTCTTCGCCGCCTGGCCGCTGCTCTACGTCTCACATCTCATGAGCCTGGTGTTCGACGGCGCATTCGACCGGCACCCCGACCTGAGGGTGGTGTTCGTCGAGGGCGGCTTCACCTGGGCGATGGGAGTGATGTCGCGAATGGACCGGATCTGGGAGCACCGCAAGTCCGATCTCCCGCATGTGCGGCGCAAGCCGTCCGACTATGTCCGCGAGCACGTGCGGTTCACCACCCAACCGCTCGAGGAGGTCAACGTCACGGAGTACCGCGAGTACATCGAGATGATGGACCTCGGCGACAACATCATGTTCTCGACGGATTATCCGCATTGGAGCTACGACGCACCGGACTGGGCGATCCGCCGGTTTCCCGCCGATCAGCGCGAGCGAATCATGCGCGGGAATGCGACCGCGCTTTACGGGCTTCCGTCGATGGTCAAGTCGCTTTAG